A single region of the Metarhizium brunneum chromosome 6, complete sequence genome encodes:
- the pkr1 gene encoding V-type ATPase assembly factor pkr1: MAAFITDLWESIFVPGPTPTILKATNATFAALQIVLFGLLVATASIHFVILSVLCAGLWYSINWFANEVAVAQKRQQEEAEQAKAKEEDATDDKGGDDSDTEVETTAREGRQRLKKRGETGGAAGQAKNSEVSSGGSTQSSVSTEDEWEKVSKSEK, encoded by the coding sequence ATGGCCGCCTTCATCACCGACCTCTGGGAGTCCATCTTCGTGCCCGGCCCAACACCCACCATCCTCAAAGCCACAAACGCCACGTTTGCTGCCCTCCAAATCGTCCTGTTTGGGCTCCTCGTCGCCACGGCAAGCATACACTTTGTAATCTTGTCGGTCCTGTGCGCAGGACTATGGTACTCGATTAACTGGTTCGCGAACGAGGTCGCCGTCGCACAGAAGAGGCAGCAAGAGGAGGCGGAGCAAGCAAaagccaaggaggaggatgccaCCGACGACAAGGGAGGGGATGACAGCGATACCGAGGTTGAGACTACAGCGAGAGAGGGCCGGCAGAGACTGAAGAAGAGAGGGGAGACCGGCGGTGCTGCCGGCCAGGCAAAGAACTCGGAAGTTTCGTCTGGGGGATCGACGCAGTCTAGTGTGAGCACCGAGGATGAGTGGGAGAAGGTCTCGAAGAGCGAGAAGTGA
- the sut1_1 gene encoding General alpha-glucoside permease: MASLVGQPSIKGRSEATRMILLNFCTIGITFTWGIEMTYCTPYLLNLGLTKSNTSLIWIAGPLSGLLVQPIIGVISDENTSKWGRRRPFMVIGALIVSVCLIILGFTKEIVEFVLPDEELAKGPTIALAVLSIYALDFAINAVMSCSRSLIVDTLPLEKQQAGAAWASRMNAVGHVVGYGAGAIDLVQILGNTLGQTQFQQLTLIAAMAILATTATTCWAVRESVLVSSKGSKPQSSYGVLGQIYSTLRHLPPRIEAICWAQFWSWIGWFPFLFYSTTWVGEIYFRYDIPADARQSEDILGEMGRIGSKSLVMYSFITCTGSFVMPLFVKSPDEEPYTARPPQAVAGFLKRFEDMKPDLLSTWIFGHIMFAASMSLAPFATSFRFATTLVCLCGLPWTIAMWAPTALLGIEVNKLSGRTGNRRLSNDTDTELRELNNRKAPTLLGDGPETPASSSGELSGIYFGILNIYTTIPQFLGTLLATVVFAILEPGKSRELGNPGQAPGRDGPNAIAVCLFVGAVCAVVASFATRRLKSL; this comes from the exons ATGGCTAGCTTGGTGGGACAGCCGTCCATCAAGGGCCGCTCAGAGGCAACGCGTATGATCTTGCTGAACTTTTGCACCATTGGAATAAC ATTCACATGGGGTATCGAAATGACAT ATTGTACGCCCTATCTTCTCAATCTCGGCCTCACCAAATCCAACACTTCCCTGATATGGATTGCTGGCCCCCTCTCCGGCCTGCTCGTTCAGCCCATCATCGGCGTAATCTCGGACGAGAATACTTCGAAATGGGGGCGCAGACGGCCTTTCATGGTCATCGGAGCATTGATCGTGTCTGTTTGCCTGATTATTCTGGGGTTTACAAAGGAGATTGTGGAGTTTGTGCTGCCGGACGAGGAGTTGGCCAAGGGACCGACGATTGcgttggccgtcttgtccattTACGCATTAGATTTTGCTATTAATGCTG TCATGTCCTGCTCGAGAAGCCTGATTGTCGATACTTTGCcgttggagaagcagcaagCCGGCGCGGCTTGGG CGAGCAGAATGAATGCAGTTGGCCATGTGGTGGGATATGGTGCCGGAGCCATCGACCTCGTTCAAATCCTCGGCAACACTCTCGGCCAGACCCAGTTCCAACAACTCACCCTcattgctgccatggctaTTCTAGCTACAACGGCAACGACATGCTGGGCCGTCCGGGAAAGCGTCCTCGTTTCCAGCAAGGGATCCAAGCCGCAAAGCAGCTATGGTGTGCTCGGCCAAATCTACTCTACCCTACGCCACCTGCCACCTCGCATCGAAGCCATCTGCTGGGCGCAATTCTGGTCCTGGATCGGCTGGTTTCCATTCTTATTCTACAGCACGACGTGGGTGGGCGAGATCTATTTCCGATACGACATCCCCGCAGATGCGAGGCAGTCAGAGGATATACTCGGTGAAATGGGCCGTATAGGGAGCAAATCCCTCGTCATGTACTCCTTCATCACCTGCACGGGGTCGTTTGTCATGCCGCTGTTTGTCAAGTCGCCCGACGAAGAGCCGTACACGGCTCGGCCGCCCCAGGCTGTGGCCGGTTTTCTGAAGCGCTTCGAGGACATGAAGCCCGATTTGCTGTCCACCTGGATCTTTGGCCATATCATGTTTGCGGCGTCAATGTCTCTTGCGCCATTTGCCACGAGCTTTCGCTTCGCCACGACACTCGTATGTCTCTGCGGACT ACCGTGGACCATCGCCATGTGGGCGCCCACGGCCCTGCTTGGCATCGAAGTCAACAAATTGAGTGGCCGTACTGGAAACAGACGTCTATCCAACGACACCGACACTGAACTCCGTGAGCTGAACAACCGCAAGGCGCCCACCTTGTTGGGCGATGGGCCTGAAACCCCGGCATCATCCTCTGGCGAGCTGTCCGGGATATACTTTGGCATTCTCAACATTTACACCACCATCCCCCAGTTCTTGGGGACATTGCTGGCTACGGTTGTATTTGCCATCCTGGAGCCAGGCAAGAGTAGGGAATTGGGAAATCCTGGTCAAGCGCCGGGGAGGGACGGCCCAAATGCTATAGCTGTGTGTTTGTTCGTAGGGGCTGTTTGCGCCGTGGTGGCATCCTTTGCGACGAGGAGGCTGAAGTCACTGTAA
- the FUM15_3 gene encoding Cytochrome P450 monooxygenase FUM15 yields MRFWGYEITGFSLLGCAVLVFAQGLRSRLVLAGAFVGFWLGGAALYCAWAVLIYPHYLSPLRHLPTVKGGHWLFGHGQRFATGVDEPTREWINTIPHEGLLRYFWWFNNERVIVSSNKGLAEVLVTKSYQFKRPDIVRRLLSPVLGFGILLTEGDVHKVQRRNLMPAFAFRHIKDLYPVFWRKAREVVQAMSATANSDGIATLDALDWANRCTLDIIGLAGMGVDFGSIQDPTNPLATTYKSLTGTQGQAGLLGILLILLPAWLANRIPLRSNNVIHNANRTIRNVCKDLIRDKKHRMANKERTDVDILSVALESGLFSDENLVDQLMTFLAAGHDTTASALTWATYVLSCYPDVQTRLRDEVRERLPRLDADADITSVDIDKMPYLNAVCNEVLRFFSPVPRTSREAVEDTTVQGYPIPKGSVVLLSPWATNVDQNLWGSDALEFKPERWLASDAMDTKSASSGGASSVYAFLTFLHGPRSCIGASFAKSEFACLLAAWVGRFEFDLVNDEMRDKEKLVVRYGVTARPKGGLPVRARVLPGF; encoded by the exons ATGCGCTTCTGGGGCTACGAAATCACGGGCTTCTCCCTGCTAGGCTGCGCCGTGCTGGTGTTTGCGCAGGGCTTGCGCTCGAGGCTCGTTCTTGCTGGGGCTTTTGTTGGTTTTTGGCTGGGCGGTGCCGCATTGTATTGCGCATGGGCCGTGTTGATATATCCGCATTACCTGTCGCCGCTGAGACATTTGCCCACAGTCAAGGGAGGGCACTGGTTGTTTGGACACGGACAGAGGTTTGCAACCGGGGTAGATGAACCGACAAGGGAATG GATCAATACGATTCCGCATGAAGGACTGCTTCGGTATTTCTGGTGGTTCAACAATGAGCGGGTTATCGTTTCGTCCAACAAGGGATTGGCAGAAGTGCTTGTCACCAAGAGTTACCAGTTTAAACGACCTGACATCGTGAGAAGACTGCTGTCGCCCGTTCTAGGCTTTGGCATCCTCCTCACTGAGGGCGATGTGCACAAAGTGCAAAGGCGGAACCTCATGCCGGCATTTGCCTTTCGTCACATAAAAGACTTATACCCCGTATTTTGGCGAAAAGCCCGTGAAGTCGTACAGGCAATGTCTGCCACAGCCAATAGCGATGGCATTGCCACGCTGGATGCGCTAGACTGGGCAAACCGCTGCACCTTGGACATTATCGGTCTTGCTGGCATGGGTGTCGACTTTGGATCTATCCAGGACCCGACGAATCCCCTCGCAACAACGTACAAGTCCCTCACGGGCACGCAGGGCCAGGCCGGTCTGCTTGGGATCCTCCTGATTCTCCTGCCAGCGTGGCTGGCCAACCGCATACCACTGAGGAGTAACAACGTCATCCACAATGCCAACCGAACCATCCGCAACGTCTGCAAAGATCTCATCCGGGACAAGAAGCACAGAATGGCCAACAAGGAACGCACAGATGTCGACATCCTGTCCGTTGCATTGGAGAGTGGCCTCTTTAGCGACGAGAACCTAGTCGACCAACTCATGACCTTCCTGGCCGCGGGCCACGACACCACCGCCTCGGCATTGACGTGGGCAACGTACGTCTTGTCGTGCTACCCGGATGTCCAGACCCGTCTGCGCGACGAAGTCCGCGAGCGGCTGCCCCGGCTGGACGCAGACGCGGACATCACCTCGGTCGACATTGACAAAATGCCCTACTTGAACGCCGTGTGCAACGAGGTCCTGCGCTTCTTCTCCCCTGTGCCGCGGACCTCCcgcgaggccgtcgaggacaCTACCGTCCAGGGATACCCCATCCCCAAGGGTTCGGTCGTCTTGCTGTCGCCCTGGGCCACGAATGTTGATCAGAATCTCTGGGGCAGTGATGCGTTGGAGTTTAAACCCGAGAGATGGCTGGCCAGCGATGCGATGGACACCAAGAGCGCGAGCAGCGGCGGTGCGAGCAGCGTGTATGCGTTTTTGACGTTTTTGCACGGGCCCAGGAGTTGTATCGGGGCGAGTTTTGCAAAATCCGAGTTTGCATGTCTTTTGGCCGCGTGGGTGGGAAGGTTTGAGTTTGACTTGGTCAATGACGAGATGAGGGACAAGGAAAAGTTGGTTGTACGGTACGGCGTTACTGCACGGCCAAAGGGGGGTTTGCCCGTCAGGGCGAGGGTTTTGCCTGGGTTTTGA
- the ANAPC2 gene encoding Anaphase-promoting complex subunit 2 — protein sequence MTASRVRARKSKVLRSVFQTDVSQPTPLLLPTVPGEPFGGPLASSTSTTRLANISSLQTASDQVRWDRAWHTVTSRIQLPASVAVEDSFGTLPAESQDRDASFYESLALLLGAPTALPRATHTEDVLLWHTHQVRQHFVHHVLPLLAACAAQGDHAQVLLSSVQTLEAAHRQYLYGLTLIVRGLEDEAAKSLVVDKFKRDLHAIIGNSWARGLAEALRGVLSRLLALILGSNRNVLASGAGHRDEGRMDTTRNELLGLLESLDNVGLAGDKFQVLFAEIMDECMSDFIRRTYTGVWTALDVAGSVNPSASSGCMAHLCGWVENHYGRLAVEVFSRLGGQVAWTDVERWRDIAVGRLASLRIKELFDIVLHWPESKGGLEDLRSAVATPQRRLQLTDTFSATLQKRLLHPGRSTLDILQTYISMIRTFHQLDSSKVLLDRVVHALQLYLCQRDDAIRIVVTGLLSNPDRVDSDESKQRLVELAVLLDEASQQQRSHVDDEDLDWDDMAWVPDPVDAGPNYKRPKNEDVIGTLINALGSQEIFIKEFQMIIAERLLSNQAGFQQEIKVLSLLKKRFGENALQNCDVMVKDVYDSRRVDALLRKNLPSTDGQQANHPHPVNYHSKILSRLFWPSLPKAPFTVPAHVAEIQRKYEAGFQQLKTCRKLTWLDHLGMATVRLDLDDRTLEQECKTYEAAVIYAFQDDEGSAHGPQQRTFNTLWEKLMIDEDLLESALRFWVSKRVLREVGNQTYEVLEKLDQDESANAGDDAGSADEAVKTSQPSPRKPKTDPKEQERRTVYWQFIVGMLTNSSPAMPLGQIAMMMKMLIADGCPWNNEELQEFLGEKIAEKELELSGGKYRLVKK from the coding sequence ATGACAGCATCACGAGTCCGAGCCCGCAAGAGCAAGGTTTTGCGCTCCGTTTTCCAAACTGACGTCTCACAGCCCACTCCTCTCCTTCTGCCGACGGTACCAGGAGAGCCCTTTGGTGGGCCACTCGCATCTTCCACCTCCACAACCCGTCTGGCCAACATCTCCTCACTCCAAACAGCCAGTGACCAGGTCCGCTGGGACAGGGCGTGGCATACCGTGACGTCAAGAATTCAATTGCCAGCCTCGGTGGCCGTGGAAGACTCCTTCGGCACCTTGCCCGCCGAGTCGCAGGACCGGGACGCATCATTCTACGAGAGTTTGGCGCTTCTCCTCGGCGCACCCACCGCTCTCCCCCGTGCCACCCATACAGAGGACGTTCTTCTGTGGCACACCCATCAGGTCCGCCAGCACTTTGTACACCATGTCCTGCCGTTGTTGGCTGCGTGTGCAGCACAGGGTGACCATGCACAAGTCTTGCTAAGCAGCGTGCAGACGCTGGAGGCGGCGCATCGTCAGTATCTCTACGGGCTAACCCTGATCGTgcgaggccttgaggacgAGGCTGCGAAGTCTCTGGTGGTGGACAAGTTCAAACGAGACTTACATGCTATTATTGGCAACTCATGGGCAAGGGGCTTGGCAGAAGCACTACGAGGTGTCTTGTCCCGTTTACTTGCGCTTATTCTGGGATCAAATCGGAACGTATTGGCATCAGGGGCTGGCCACCGGGATGAAGGGCGAATGGACACTACGAGAAATGAGCTCCTGGGTTTGCTGGAGTCGCTGGATAATGTTGGCTTGGCAGGAGACAAGTTTCAAGTGCTGTTTGCTGAGATTATGGACGAGTGCATGAGTGACTTCATACGACGGACATATACGGGAGTCTGGACAGCGTTGGATGTGGCTGGAAGTGTGAATccatctgcctcgtctgGATGCATGGCCCATTTGTGCGGCTGGGTCGAGAACCATTacggccgtcttgccgtGGAAGTCTTTAGTCGTCTTGGGGGGCAGGTTGCGTGGACAGACGTTGAGCGATGGAGAGATATCGCAGTCGGAAGACTGGCTTCATTGCGTATAAAGGAGTTGTTCGACATCGTGCTCCATTGGCCGGAGAGTAAGGGAGGTCTCGAAGACCTTCGGTCTGCCGTTGCTACGCCGCAACGCAGGCTGCAGCTCACTGATACTTTCTCAGCTACCTTGCAGAAACGACTATTGCACCCAGGCAGGTCCACACTCGACATTTTGCAGACGTATATTTCCATGATTCGGACGTTTCATCAGCTCGATTCTTCCAAGGTTTTGCTAGATCGAGTGGTCCATGCTTTGCAACTATATCTCTGCCAGCGAGATGACGCTATTCGTATCGTGGTCACGGGCTTGCTTTCAAATCCGGACAGGGTCGACTCGGACGAGAGCAAGCAGCGACTCGTCGAGTTGGCCGTTTTGCTCGATGAAGCCTCTCAGCAACAACGATCTcatgttgatgacgaggatctCGACTGGGATGACATGGCTTGGGTACCTGATCCCGTGGACGCCGGTCCGAATTACAAACGGCCAAAAAACGAAGACGTCATTGGCACTCTCATCAATGCCCTAGGTTCGCAGGAGATCTTCATCAAAGAATTCCAAATGATCATTGCAGAACGACTGTTATCGAACCAAGCGGGCTTTCAGCAGGAGATCAAGGTCTTGTCTCTGCTCAAGAAGAGATTCGGGGAAAACGCACTGCAAAACTGCGacgtcatggtcaaggacgTTTACGACTCTAGACGAGTAGATGCTCTTCTCCGCAAGAATCTACCCTCTACGGACGGCCAGCAGGCAAACCACCCCCACCCCGTCAACTATCACTCCAAGATCCTGTCTCGCCTCTTCTGGCCTAGCCTTCCCAAGGCTCCATTCACTGTTCCCGCACATGTTGCTGAAATACAGAGGAAATATGAAGCAGGCTTTCAGCAGCTCAAGACTTGTAGAAAACTGACGTGGCTGGACCACCTCGGCATGGCAACTGTTCGACTCGATCTCGACGACCGAACCCTAGAACAAGAGTGTAAAACGtacgaggccgccgtcattTACGCCttccaagacgacgagggctCAGCCCACGGTCCTCAACAGCGCACATTTAATACGCTCTGGGAGAAATTAATGATTGACGAGGACTTATTGGAATCCGCGTTACGATTCTGGGTCTCCAAACGTGTGCTCCGTGAGGTCGGGAACCAGACGTACGAGGTTCTGGAAAAGCTCGATCAAGATGAATCAGCGAATgctggcgacgacgccggctcTGCTGATGAGGCGGTCAAAACGAGCCAGCCGTCACCTCGTAAGCCCAAGACGGATCCGAAGGAGCAGGAACGCCGGACGGTGTATTGGCAGTTCATTGTGGGCATGTTGACCAATTCGAGCCCTGCGATGCCACTAGGCCAGAttgcgatgatgatgaagatgcttATTGCTGATGGATGTCCATGGAACAATGAAGAGTTGCAGGAATTTTTGGGGGAGAAGATTGCAGAGAAGGAGTTGGAGCTTTCGGGGGGCAAGTACCGGCTTGTGAAGAAGTGA